Proteins encoded by one window of Pseudochaenichthys georgianus chromosome 9, fPseGeo1.2, whole genome shotgun sequence:
- the hic2 gene encoding hypermethylated in cancer 2 protein, giving the protein MELPNHAKQLLLQLNQQRAKGFLCDVIIVVENALFRAHKNILAASSIYFKSLVLHDNLINLDTEMVNPSVFRQVLDFIYTGKLMSSSEQSNEQNYTALLTAASYLQLHDLAALCRKKLKRSGGKSLPSKPSTPGPQSRSRLNNQRLSTSTPAGPKNHYPPTPSDVDQPQPDEGLRDKLSDDEMFVGSSGRNGNGGNGSSNGNLSSGGSAGEPDLGLDLSKKSPPFAGTATDALSPHSISQESPQSASVSTTNSASLDDSSTTLPGVDTGSEELNSSSKASEDNQNQPDGPPPQKKSRQGARKNEWPKREASGLKSEDHERPLVNGVIVGAKDGRSSDQSFQCKDEDEGGENGQDHTDESGQSDGESAGGGGGTGGGNHSANYVYRQEGFEPAFGDNLYVCIPCGKGFPSSEQLNAHVETHNEDELYIKEEAGTFVKEEDEEEAEDLSAPVGPSSFGSEARPFKCTVCSKSYKDPATLRQHEKSHWLTRPFPCNICGKMFTQRGTMTRHMRSHLGLKPFACEECGMRFTRQYRLTEHMRVHSGEKPYECQLCGGKFTQQRNLISHLRMHTSPS; this is encoded by the coding sequence ATGGAACTGCCAAATCATGCCAAACAACTGCTGCTGCAACTCAACCAGCAGAGAGCCAAGGGCTTCCTGTGTGATGTTATCATCGTGGTGGAGAATGCACTCTTCCGCGCCCACAAGAACATCCTGGCGGCCAGCAGCATCTACTTCAAGTCTTTGGTCCTTCACGATAACCTCATTAACCTCGACACAGAGATGGTTAACCCTTCTGTATTCAGACAAGTTCTGGACTTCATCTACACTGGGAAGCTCATGTCCTCCTCAGAGCAGAGCAATGAACAGAACTACACTGCCCTCTTAACCGCAGCCAGCTACCTCCAGCTCCATGACCTCGCTGCTCTGTGCAGAAAGAAGCTTAAGCGCAGTGGTGGGAAATCCCTGCCAAGTAAACCCTCCACTCCAGGTCCCCAAAGCCGCTCACGCCTCAACAACCAGCGCCTTTCCACTTCTACGCCAGCTGGCCCCAAAAACCACTATCCTCCGACCCCATCCGACGTCGACCAGCCACAGCCAGATGAAGGCCTTCGGGACAAGCTCTCAGATGACGAAATGTTTGttggcagctctgggaggaaTGGCAATGGGGGGAATGGCAGCAGTAATGGAAATCTCAGCAGTGGAGGAAGTGCTGGGGAACCAGACCTTGGACTAGATCTTTCCAAGAAGAGCCCTCCCTTTGCTGGCACAGCCACTGATGCCCTCAGCCCACACAGCATATCCCAAGAGTCCCCTCAATCTGCCTCAGTATCCACAACCAACAGTGCCTCACTGGATGACTCCTCTACCACCCTACCAGGTGTCGACACCGGCTCAGAGGAGCTCAACTCCTCCTCCAAAGCCTCAGAGGACAACCAAAACCAGCCAGATGGCCCTCCACCCCAGAAGAAATCTCGGCAAGGTGCCCGCAAGAACGAATGGCCTAAGAGAGAGGCATCAGGGTTGAAGTCTGAGGATCATGAAAGGCCTCTTGTTAACGGGGTGATTGTGGGTGCTAAAGATGGACGCTCCTCTGACCAGTCCTTCCAATGTAAAGATGAGGACGAAGGAGGGGAAAATGGTCAAGACCACACTGATGAAAGCGGGCAAAGTGACGGAGAGAGtgcaggaggtggaggaggaacaGGAGGGGGAAACCACAGCGCCAACTACGTTTACCGGCAAGAAGGTTTTGAGCCAGCGTTTGGGGACAACCTCTATGTGTGCATTCCCTGTGGTAAGGGCTTCCCCAGCTCTGAGCAGCTCAATGCTCACGTGGAGACTCACAATGAGGATGAGCTCTACATCAAAGAAGAGGCAGGGACCTTTGTGAAagaggaagacgaggaggagGCAGAGGACCTCTCTGCCCCCGTGGGTCCCTCTAGCTTTGGCTCTGAAGCGCGTCCGTTCAAGTGTACAGTCTGCAGTAAGAGCTACAAAGACCCCGCAACTCTGAGACAACATGAAAAGAGCCATTGGCTGACCAGGCCTTTCCCCTGCAACATCTGTGGCAAAATGTTCACCCAGAGGGGCACCATGACACGCCACATGCGCAGCCACCTTGGCCTCAAGCCGTTTGCGTGTGAAGAGTGTGGCATGCGCTTCACACGCCAGTACCGTCTGACGGAGCACATGCGTGTACACTCTGGGGAGAAGCCGTATGAATGCCAGCTATGCGGGGGGAAGTTCACCCAGCAGCGCAACCTCATCAGTCACCTGAGAATGCACACCTCACCCTCTTAG